Proteins encoded together in one Portunus trituberculatus isolate SZX2019 chromosome 39, ASM1759143v1, whole genome shotgun sequence window:
- the LOC123515596 gene encoding uncharacterized protein LOC123515596 isoform X1: MVYLHLQRLQLVVVALISLATARDRWVWSGQRSSRHLVRVFSPFLPPPFLRPTLLPSVVAERTSSRQTRKPKVVEAPDAADRTATVPSRPTARGVTQDSLVVHPLPLDISKLPLETSGSDGFQEVFAPHPAAALRSSDQHLALALPGEQQLTTFQQDTATPSLQTKTGHVEALVATPDISQLPLQSPSSSSSFETSSFSNVGPAAPREERPSPSSDAVVFPVKILEKGTVQRTVPPPSSTPVPTRIFLRGFTALDDTPFLRSDRLEEKRILKTLEALQKESLASQNSRNIKLAIQNLKRLAEDLNTVSDEDRVVFPKFIDIDSVGSESRHEALQVIEPPRFGGVRKDSKPLVFTLPALQPQTSSPIRDTHRPEGSLAKRLDTEAGTPLTAVFNEPKVIRGGRKVPPYAWLWPGETSTIAISKIFHQPASHAL, from the exons GTGACCGGTGGGTATGGAGTGGGCAACGCAGCAGCCGTCACTTGGTGAgagtcttttctcccttcctccctccaccattTCTCCGTCCCACATTACTCCCTTCAGTGGTCGCAGAGAGAACATCGtcaagacaaacaagaaagcCGAAGGTGGTTGAAGCCCCTGATGCAGCAGATAGGACAGCAACAGTCCCCTCAAGACCTACTGCTCGAGGCGTCACTCAAGATTCCCTTGTAGTACATCCGCTTCCACTTGACATCTCCAAACTTCCTCTTGAAACCTCAGGGTCAGATGGCTTCCAGGAGGTGTTTGCGCCTCACCCTGCTGCCGCTCTACGATCTAGCGATCAACATCTGGCACTGGCTCTGCCCGGAGAGCAACAACTTACCACCTTCCAGCAGGACACTGCCACGCCCTCTCTGCAGACTAAG ACGGGGCACGTAGAGGCGCTTGTGGCCACGCCGGATATCTCCCAGCTGCCTCTACAGTCACCCtcgtcctcatcttctttcgAGACGTCCAGCTTCTCAAACGTGGGTCCTGCAGCTCCAAGGGAAGAGAGACCCTCGCCCTCCAGTGACGCAGTGGTGTTCCCTGTCAAGATTCTCGAGAAAGGTACAGTGCAGAG GACAGTCCCGCCCCCCAGCTCCACCCCAGTCCCCACACGCATCTTCCTGAGAGGCTTCACCGCCCTAGACGACACACCCTTCCTTAGGAGTGACCGCCTGGAGGAGAAACGCATTCTGAAGACACTCGAGGCACTTCAAAAGGAATCTCTTGCTTCACAGAATTCAAGAAACATTAAACTAGCTATCCAGAACCTGAAGCGTTTAGCTGAAGACCTTAACACTGTAAGTGACGAGGATCGAGTAGTTTTCCCGAAGTTTATAGATATTGATAGTGTAGGTTCTGAGTCCCGCCATGAGGCTTTGCAAGTGATAGAGCCTCCACGGTTTGGCGGTGTCAGGAAGGACTCAAAACCACTTGTCTTTACACTCCCTGCATTGCAACCACAGACCTCATCCCCTATACGTGACACACACAGGCCGGAGGGTTCGTTAGCCAAGAGGCTGGACACGGAGGCAGGAACTCCCTTGACGGCGGTATTCAACGAACCCAAGGTTATCAGGGGAGGTAGAAAGGTACCTCCTTACGCGTGGCTGTGGCCGGGGGAAACGTCAACCATTGCAATTTCCAAGATTTTCCACCAGCCGGCCTCTCATGCCctctga